Within Plasmodium coatneyi strain Hackeri chromosome 14, complete sequence, the genomic segment catttcccATAAACAAAATGTCGAAACAGCAACGTTTtgctaaaataaaaaaaaaaaaaaacagaaaaacagaaaaagttGCACTAAACAGATATGGCGCTCGTGACGAGCACAGTGCCTTTTGTCAGGCctgaaatttaaaaatggaaaaagcaTATATGGTTGCAACTGCTGCACTCATTTTCGAGTTGCCAAGTTaaccatatatatgcatactaagtgggaaaggggggggagcGATTTCTGCAAAATCGACGGGTTCTACTGGGGAACCCATCTGTACAGAAATATGCCGCACAGATGTATCCCTCGAATGTGTAACGCGAGTGCGTTGCGCGCATCTGTCACACGAGCTCATCGTTCGAACGGGCAAACTAATTTCCCGCTCGATCCCCCAACCCAATCTACTGCTCGACTTTCCAACAAAATCTGCTGCTCGACTCCCCAATCCAATCTACCACTTGACCCTCAACccaattttccatttaaacGCATCGTGCAAAATGTTCaccaaaatatttttgcacaatCTTTACAGCtcgtaaaaatatatcaccatgttacatttaaaaaaaaaaaaaaaatgagaaaaaggaTGACGCAAGTTGCTAACACCGAACTAGTAGAGTGAGTACCCGCTTGGCAGAATTTTCCTGCGTTCCTGCGGATGTGCAACCGGGGAATTGTGCAATCGTGCCGTAGTGAGAACGTGTATGTACTAATTCTCCTTCCGTGTGTAACTACGAAAACGTCACGCAAACTCGCCGGGGATGGCTTCCATTCCTGGCGCCTATTCGCATACGACCGTGTTATACACGTCATGTGCATATGCCCAACTGTACACAGCAACAAGAAAACACGCACACTTGACATTCCCATTCATCagcgtatatatttttttcctcttctccgtttttttttttcctttcttttttccttttttttgtcatgtGCAAAATGATGTTTCAAGGGGATGACCCCGTgatggtgtaaaaaaagtgttgATGCACCTTTACAAAAGTGCGCATAGGCGCGTGCATGTTCAGCTGCACTTATGTAGGTTCCTACTAGCGGTGGGGATGCACCTTCCTGAGGACCGCACTAGATGCCCTCTTCCCTATCACATCAGCGTCATCATTTTAATACTTTACTTTGCTATGCTTGTTAATGAGACTTCTAcggttgcattttttttttttttttctaaagcGAAATTTCGCTCTTGCATTACGCGACGGATCTTCCCTGCAACAGCGCCGCCAGGAGAGggtagggaaggaagtgtgtGATATGTGCAGCAACACAGCTATACAAAATAAGCCGAATAAACGGGACAAATTACTTAAGCTCCCTTTTGAGGCATCTCCTACCACTACGCACATTTGCGTGCCCCCCTCGCTCGCTTTCACCGCCTTTAGATCACCGGGTTATACCCTAATGAGAAAATGTACGCAGGACAGGAGAGCAAAAAAAGCTACTTCTGATGCGTAAATCTcagtgtaaaaatatacacaaaaaaaaaaaaaaaaaaaaaaaatattccaccGAAAggatgtttaatttttcgcaCACTTGTTATTTCAATGTGCCAtgttttattcattttttttttctttctttttttttgcacatgtttGGTGTATGTAGAGTTTCGCGATCTTCCTACTAGCACACGTGCCATACAGGGTACCCTGTCCTCCAAGTTTCTCTCCCCGTATGAGAAGCTACATTCGTGTGCGTCCTTCCAGAGAAACCACTTCGGAAGACTGCCAATGAGAAGATAGATCCGACTAGCGGACTACCCCACAGGTGGATAGAGTCACAAACAGGTTGCCCCACCAATGCTGCTGCATGCACAACTAAGTAGCAAACATAAAAGTGGACAAGAAGTTTTCCGTTGTGGTGAATCCCCCCCCAACATTTGGACAGAGCTaagcgagaaaaaaaaaaaaaaagacacttAAATCGTCACTCACGTGTGCCCCCCccctacacacatacacacgcaAATGTATGTTTAAACTATCAAGAACATCCGCCCGAACGGCCGTCCAGTTGACCCTTCTTCCAGTCCATTCGCTATTTGATTCACGTCCAAAAATTCCGACgttttcaactttttttccggtaccgccattttttccgcttACCCCACGGATGTCCGAAAATGAAGAGGGCCAAAGACGAGCAGACACCCTCGGAAGAAGATAAGTACGAAAAATACTCCCTATACAAAGGTGATAAGACCACTCCGGGGGCATACGTACCCCCCCTTCCATCCTCAATCATCACCAACCAAGTGGAGTCCGTTTACTTTGTTAATTATAGAGCCGTCGTTGTAAAAACCAAGCGTTACTATGTCACGCAGAATTCTTACATGCTCTTCGGAGATGTgttcaaaatatataatctaaaaggagaaataaaaaaaatacatgcattttttccagGGGATGAAAATAATCTGTCTGATACGCTCATCATGCTGAAAACGACTGTAGTGGCTGTGACGACCTCCAAAGCAGAAGCCTTACGTGTAGCAGACGGAATTGAAATGACATGCAAGATTTGCCGCAAGAAGAGAAAGGCCACGAAGTTTTCTATAGAGGGGTTCCTCAGGAAGGTCAGGTGTGACACATGTAGAGTGAAACCGAAGAATctaattaacaaaatgaaacgGGTGAATAACATtaaggaggaacaacaaaCGTTCCTTCCAGTTTCTTCCAACACCACTAACGATTCCTCTTGCACAACCTCCGCTGTGGCTGAAATGGCCACTACAGTTAACCACCCCCGTGCTGGCAGGAAGAGTGCCCCTCTTTGTAACGACGCCTCCAGTGTGAATAACGCCCGTTGTATCAACAACAGCATAGCAACAGCAGGAGATGGACCTTCAAGTGGTGTCTTAAATGGAGCACCGAATGGGTCATCCATGACAACTCCAAATGGATCAGCCAACTTAGGAGGAAACAACGGAATGGGAAACAATACCGGAGAAAACGCACGCATGCACAGTGGTGAGGCCAACCTGGGGGGTAAGCCCACCAGTGCCGGTACAGCCCACAATGGATGCCACAACGAATGCCACAATGGATGTCTCAGCACAAGCGTCTCCACCATGAACGACGCAGCTGTTGGGCAGCAGCGCATATGTTCGTACAACTCGAAGAATGCCACTAGTTCCAGTAACGGCAGCGGCGcacactcttccttcctcaagAGAAACTGCTACGTTGGTGCCAGCGAAACGTGCACAGCTAGCCACAACAACCAAAATGAACATGACGCAAAGAACCCAGACGAAATTATTTCCATGATAATAGAGCTAATAAAATACATCTCATGGATGCAAAAAGCCCTAATCAGAGCGTCCAAAGGGGATTACGTCATGGACCACACAGAAATtaacatagaaaaaatttccaaagtGGTTCATTCTGCTCAGGTGTTGTGTAATAAACTGTTAAGACAAAAGTCTTTCGTCGATCAAACAGCAACAAGCAGTCGAAACGATAGCAACTTCATCCCCATGTATAATTCCAATTCTAATAATATGAGAATAAAGTATGCTAACTTGTatgagaacaaaatgaacgcTATGCAGAGCAGACCGATCGAGACGAATCTGGCCAACTATAATGCAGTCAGTGTTTTTAACAACATTATTAATCACAACACATTGAGCCTTTCGAATTGCGCTACTACTCAGAGGAATGTTTCTGCCACGCCATCCTGCAGTAGCGGTGGGAGCGGTGCCGGAAGTGGTGACGGCCATAGCGGTGGTAATGCAAGTGGACATGCAACAGGAAATGACAGCGCATCGAACAGCACCAGCGGAGAGGGCGCCCCCAACGATAACGGACAAAACGGACAAAACGGGCAAAACGGGCAAAACGGGACAAGTCCCAACAACCTATCCAACCTTACAAGCGTCACCAACATTACCAACACACCAACCAACGGAAACAACAGCAACGCCACCATGGAGGCGGATTCCCCACTGAACAACTTCAACAACATCAAcaatggaaatattttaccCTACTATTCGAACGCGTGCCAAATTACCTGCGTCCCACCTGCAGCTTGTTCCACTCGAAACGATAACCGAATGAACCATTTTATAAAACaggaaaataattacatGTACAACACAAATAAACCAAGTGAAGAATTTTCAAACAACATACAAAGtaacaacaaaaataattactACAATGACAAAcaagacatttttttctcggCCCTCTCCAAGCAGTACAACTCAAACCTTAACATCTCCTTTaacaatataaataattctgTGTCGAATTTTTACAGGACCGTTTCGAAGAACTACAATATTAGGGACACCATTTTGAACTTGGACAAGTAGTCCCTCATGCCGCATTTTGGTTTCCCCCTCGTCTACTCACCAGGAGAaatcccatttttgtgctcGCCCAATTTTGACTCCTCCGCACGTCGCAACAATGTGGAAGTCCCCGTGTCCTTCAATCCAGAACGTTTCCACTATAGAAGGTGTGCAGTTGTCAACGTATTGTaggatattttttctgctgcCCTGATTGTTCAGTTTTTGtccacaattttttgttaaccTTTCCTGCTAGATATTGTTGCTAGTCATTTTTAGCTAGCCATTCctagctagctattttttttaagcgttttattttacattttagtagtttttttttttttttttttttttttttttttttttttttgctgcccATTATGATGACCCTCTTGTACCCCTCCCCGCATGCCACACGGACGGCCCGTTAGAGACACCCTCCCGTCGCCATTGTTTGCGCATGAGACAACACTTTTTCTGTCCTGTGCGTATTTTCGTTTATGTACTCCCCCgtcctacttttttttaatcgtGTTGCTCAGTTACTACGGGGTGGGCCATTCTCCAGTATCACGTGTACCCATTATGTGTACTCCGTTGCTGTGTTCACCAGAAAAGGGGTAGCTGTAACAAAGTGAtacacaaaatggcaaacacgataataaaaaaaaagtgcgcCTTGTGCGTACCAATGTGGGCCATTTCGCTTGCAGACGCACGAGCAGGCTCAGATTCCTTGTGTAATGCCCTGTTtccaattttccttttttttttttttttaacagtgcgcatgtttacatttttaaagggcattttttttttttttttttctgagtCCCATCCCCAAATAGCAGCTTTATACGATGCGCTTCCATCTCAACACGGGGTGCATCCACTATGGAATGCATATCCCCTGTGTTCtattcacaattttttaatgaagaacgcgcatttttttaacttttttttttttcttcttaaaatcGAATGGTTGATAACCCAAATGTGGAGTTTATATCCCCTTGCAATCGTAAACATTTTCCTTGCGCGAAAAAATGGGGCGTACAACACAGGTGGAAATGTTCACAGGGTCATTCATGTCACCTTGTGCGGAGAAAGTTCCCCCTAGTTATCATCTTCTAGGAGATTGTTACATTGAAAAAAGACACCAGCAGTTACACGCATAAGTAAAAATCGAATGGATACCACTTTTCTAGGGGTAGATAAACAAAGCATACAACATAAATTGGAAGTTCCCTATCCAGGCAGACGAAGCTCAGATTGACTCAAGGGCCACCCAACGTCCTCGCAACACAGGCTACTACACGTTTACAACTTGCAATGCATcaacaaaaataatttcgaaaaaaggggcttatatgttttttccccctagtGAATGAACTTGCCCGAAgaggcacattttttttccttttttttttttagcactTCATGCATACCTTTTTTGGgatatcaaaaaaaaaaaaaaaaaattattaagccACCGTGCATCCGTGCATGTGCCAGTTGTTAGTAACAAACAAAAGTGATTTCTTTGAGAAAGGGTTTTAATACTATTATgtggaaacaaaaatattgttGGTAAAttggggcatttttttttttttgttttttcacttattaccttcttttttttttttcttctccctctcCCTTGGAGTATCCTCACTGATCATTTCGTACATCACTCTGCGTGCCTTCTAACTTTATTTGGGCAACAGTGTAGCAAAAACTCGACGTAGTGAGCATGCCGACTGTAGCCCTTTCCATATATTCCTgtgtttgttcattcattgCTGCACATCCGTGCGTATAAATCGCTCCCTGGTTAGCCCACCCACCAGCGCACCCCTCATCGGTTGCCCCCCTCTATCTGTCTCCCCCTCCTGCCTTTTTCTAATAACCCCAACGAGGAGAGGTTACCCCTCCAAATACATACCTCACCAACCATGTCACATAAAATAAAGATAAGAGACAATGTCATGTACGCCACGAGTCCGATCATAAACGAGGACGACATTGCGGACTTCGTTTCGAACATGAATGTATACAAGTGGGAAGGAGAGGCGGATGGAATGGGGGGTAAACAGGCGGGTCAACAGATTAGTCAGTCGACCGGCAGCCTGCCTGAGGAGAAAGCGCACTCCTACCCCGTTAAGGAAATACAACTCGGAAGCTTAAAAATCTCCGACTGGGGTATGTCCATCCTCATCCCCTGCTTGCTGAGATGCAGCAACTTGGTTACGCTTAATCTATCGAGCAACGACTTAACAAATGTTAGAACAAactgcaacaaaaaaaaaaaaaaaaaaaatagctagcaaaaatagctagcAAAAAAAgcggcaaaaaaatgaatccaAAAAGCAACAATGTTGCTATCCACTTTGCACACACGACGCCCTTTtcctcccctcccccccctcccGAAGGATAGCGCAAAAATCCTAGCCAAGTGCCTCAAGTACCTGCCTAGACTGGTCTCCCTAAATCTGTCAAACAATCTGATAAAATCCGACGGCGCCAACGAAATTATAGAGGAATTTTTCTCCCCAAAGATTGCCTCCAAAAGAGGATTTTCcccaggggaagaacaaatagacatcaattttcacctgaacagtcaggcaaaaaatgagataaaaaatatgcacacaaatgtgcgTGAATTGGATTTGTCCGACAATTTTTTGGATCCCTCTGTTCTGTTAAAATTAAGTCAAGTCATCAGTAAGCCGAACAATGAGAAGATCAaattatgcataaaaaataGCCAACTGAGTGATGCCAATTTCTCCacctttttcgaaaaatgcacacacgtACAAAGTTTAAACATGTCTGAAAATGGCATTGCTTCCGCCTTATTCTCTGAGCAcatgaaaatattatttacatCCCAGTTAAACTTAAAAGAATTACACTTATCGAGAATATGCGTTGATCACAATGACACACATAAGCTGGAGGATGGGAATGAACTGCTTAAACAGCTGGTTAACCAATTGAGTGAAGCGCCCAATTTGTCCGTTTTGTCATTTGCGAATAATAAAGTTAATGACCATGGattttccctcttctgtgaatatttaaaaaaaaataaaaacaacatcACAGCGATTGATTTTTCTAACAATCAAATTTCCGACATGAACAACCTCAGCGAAGcgttaaaaaataatcagaCATTAAAAATGATTAACTTATCAAATAATAGAATTACcgataaaaatttgaaacACTTTTGTTACGAGACCTTGTCATCCAATATGAGCATTGCAGAAATTTCCCTCTCGAATAATGACTTGACGGATTTTTCTTGTGCTTACTTTGCCGACGCGTTGGTGATGCAATGTAACATTGTAGAAAGATCAATTAAGTTGAAGGCGCAACTTCCGCAGGGGGAAGAGGCCTCCCCGACCATGGCGCATACGCTTAACAGGGAAGATGATGTATGCACCCAAGATAATTTAACCGGTCAAGGTGAGCTAGGTCACACTAATGGACCCCCTCCTGGACATCCCCCTGCGTGGGAAGAATTCCCCGAAATTGACTCGCAAAAGTCGACGTCCAACTCGAGCGAAGGAAGGTCAGCCCCTCCCCATCTAAACaaagcgaaaaaaacgaatttcaaaaaagacCACTTCCAAATGATACACAAATTGAAGGAGCTCATCACGAACCGGCACAGCGAACAacataatttcttttcctgcATCGGTGTTCCATCCCTTAACAGAGCTACCGAAACGTCCAAACTGCTCTTCTTGCAAGAACAAAGGAGAAACTTAATATATAACAAAAACGACGACTTTTACCATTCCTGTGATTCATTTTCACTGAACTGCTTTAAAGGCCTCAAATACCTGAATATCTCCGGGTGTCACATTAATACCCAAGGGTTGGCTCTCCTCATTAATTCACTCAACATGCCCTATTGTCCCTTAGAATTTTTGGACGTTTCCTCCTCCGCTAGCGACCTAACGGATGTTACACACCAGGCATTCGCTTCACTtattacagaaaaaaaaagcaaattcgaaaaaaatgacaacttCCATTTTGAACATTTACCACTCACCGTCCGCGGCGTTGCGCCCATACTCATTCCCCTCAACGATTCGGACGATAACACGGATGCGGACAGCATAGGTTACAAAagggagagagaaaaaaaaaaaaaaaaaaaaaaaaaccaatgGGGGGTTATGCATAtccatgtatgtacatgctCGTATACACACCTGCATTTAACCCTACGCACATGACCTAAATGTGCCATACCGAATGGACGAAAATGGCAGCGCGACGCAACACCCCCCCAATTGTGTCCCCACTAGAGAAATTCTTAACCCATTTCTCTCATTTGGTTAACGGATCCCTAccctctttttcccctttagaGTCAGAGTGGTGGAACTACAAAGAGGGTGACCTGCCTGAACAAGGATCGCACGAAGCAGCGTAGCGGAACCCTTCCCCATACCCCAttcagcaaaaaaaaaaaaaaaaaaaaaaacataaacttttaaaatatcaAGAGGGTGTAAAAGTATCACATGGAATTGTATCAATTTTCTTTCGATTATTTCTTCGCTTGACAAGGAACACATACAAAATGTGCCGAGCTAAATTTCGACCTCTTTGTGCAACTTTTTGAAACACCTACCACGGCCTTACAAAGGGGTGaagccttccttcttttttgcccATACAGCATGTGGCCAAATAGGGCTTTATGACAACCATCCCGAGGAAGTTTCCCCAAAACGTGTTGCTTTGAAGATGCCTCTTGAGCGTGCACACATAGCAGATTCATAGCACATACACTTATATGAATGTAACTCTCCGATCGTGTAGGCGCGTATGTGTGTCCCCCCCAACTACTACGTTGCGAAAATTCACTCCCCACGGTGTACACGCTTCTTTCCCACACCCAAATCGGACCATTCATGCGCGCCGTGACATTCCTGACCATGCTCATTTCGCTAGCTGCAGCGACAACGAAGCGATATCACAATAAACTTCTGTATTCCCTCTTTGTAAATAACCATACAAAGCAAGGCCTGTTAAAGAAAGGTTCCCTTGGGGGAGGTAGAAGGAATTCATCTTGTGCCAAATCCTTCTTCTGcaccaaaatggaagagcCCCAAGACTTCATAGCCGTGTATGTTACCGCCCCTGGAACGGATGTCGCGGAAAAGGTTTGTCATGCACGAGGCAGTACTGACATGCGAAAAGAAACAGCGCAGATAAAGATGAAAGCGAAtcgaaaagagaaaaaaaaaaaaacgaacaaaccAACTGAAGAGTCAATGCTCCCCTGGGCATTAGCTCCACACGTAGAAAACGTGCAGCTGAAAACATATGCCCCATGTACGCTGCGCCCGTTTTCATGCCACGTTTTTCCAACTTTGTAGATTTCAAATGTGTTGCTAGAAGATAAGCTAGCCAGTTGCGTGAACATCATCCCCGGCGTCCTCAGCCTATATCACTGGAAGGGCGAAATAGCTGTACGGTCACCGAACGCGTGCCTGTGTGCATTAATTGTTTCTTATGTGTATGTCTACATGTGCATGATATGCATCCCCTTCGCAAGCTATACATTCTTATTTCGTTCCCCCCGCAGCGTGATAATGAAGTCCTGATGATGATAAAAACGAGGAAGCATTTATTCGCCAAAATTGTAGAAGCGGTGAAAGCAAACCATCCGTACGAAGTGCCAGAGGTGGGTCAACAGGGAATGTATTGCTATGCCTGTCCACcgattttccattttccccatttcgcttctccatttttatacCTTTTACATTGTCCCCTATTGGTACCCCCTTCCCGGTTCAGGTCATTTCCGTCCCAATACATCAAGGCAGCAAGGTTGGTTTGGCGTACTCCCgcgtgcacaaaaaaaaaaaaatatatatatatacatataccaatacatatatatatgtgtcccTACATATTCCTACATACCTCTATGTATGTAAAAACGTTACACCGCAACTTTTGGCCCCTTCCTTTTGTCCCCATATGAGAAGATAAGACATCCAAAGGAGGGGCGTTTCTtctcacatatttttaccaattgaattttccctttttcccgtTCAGGACTACCTAGATTGGGTGGCAAAATCGGTCAAATCAGCCCCCCAGgggggcgaaaaaaatacctaAGCAGTAATGTCATCCGGAGGAGATGAAAATTGTTTCTATTCCTTTGCTCC encodes:
- a CDS encoding CutA-like protein, whose protein sequence is MLISLAAATTKRYHNKLLYSLFVNNHTKQGLLKKGSLGGGRRNSSCAKSFFCTKMEEPQDFIAVYVTAPGTDVAEKISNVLLEDKLASCVNIIPGVLSLYHWKGEIARDNEVLMMIKTRKHLFAKIVEAVKANHPYEVPEVISVPIHQGSKDYLDWVAKSVKSAPQGGEKNT
- a CDS encoding Leucine-rich repeat protein, with the translated sequence MSHKIKIRDNVMYATSPIINEDDIADFVSNMNVYKWEGEADGMGGKQAGQQISQSTGSLPEEKAHSYPVKEIQLGSLKISDWGMSILIPCLLRCSNLVTLNLSSNDLTNDSAKILAKCLKYLPRLVSLNLSNNLIKSDGANEIIEEFFSPKIASKRGFSPGEEQIDINFHLNSQAKNEIKNMHTNVRELDLSDNFLDPSVLLKLSQVISKPNNEKIKLCIKNSQLSDANFSTFFEKCTHVQSLNMSENGIASALFSEHMKILFTSQLNLKELHLSRICVDHNDTHKLEDGNELLKQLVNQLSEAPNLSVLSFANNKVNDHGFSLFCEYLKKNKNNITAIDFSNNQISDMNNLSEALKNNQTLKMINLSNNRITDKNLKHFCYETLSSNMSIAEISLSNNDLTDFSCAYFADALVMQCNIVERSIKLKAQLPQGEEASPTMAHTLNREDDVCTQDNLTGQGELGHTNGPPPGHPPAWEEFPEIDSQKSTSNSSEGRSAPPHLNKAKKTNFKKDHFQMIHKLKELITNRHSEQHNFFSCIGVPSLNRATETSKLLFLQEQRRNLIYNKNDDFYHSCDSFSLNCFKGLKYLNISGCHINTQGLALLINSLNMPYCPLEFLDVSSSASDLTDVTHQAFASLITEKKSKFEKNDNFHFEHLPLTVRGVAPILIPLNDSDDNTDADSIESEWWNYKEGDLPEQGSHEAA